In Geopsychrobacter electrodiphilus DSM 16401, a single window of DNA contains:
- a CDS encoding LD-carboxypeptidase, which produces MNNVFIVTPSYLIKKKRDFTRGVKQLTLLGLNVLNPEFPERLPSPQEKAEQIHAAFADPGVDMILALRGGYSAMKALPFIDFDLIKRHPKIIAGFSDLSALLNPIFERAGLVTLHAPMLINLDRPTAFTLKSLTNAVKGYPEKNLLKGARLKVYHPGSATGILKGGNLITLTALLKTDWEIETQGSILFFEDVDEKLHQVDRYLTQWLLAGKFKGIKALILGDFRGIRSQKVYEILASQMMLDFPVVHCPNIGHVTDKLTLPIGAEVELNTERKQLLIKNMTFPGDDK; this is translated from the coding sequence TTGAATAACGTCTTTATTGTCACACCCAGTTATCTGATCAAGAAGAAGCGCGACTTTACCCGTGGCGTCAAACAGCTCACCCTGCTCGGGCTAAATGTCCTCAACCCGGAATTTCCCGAGCGGCTCCCCTCCCCTCAAGAGAAGGCCGAGCAAATCCATGCTGCCTTTGCAGATCCCGGTGTCGATATGATCCTTGCCTTGCGCGGCGGGTACAGTGCAATGAAAGCACTGCCGTTCATCGATTTCGACCTCATCAAAAGACACCCCAAAATCATCGCCGGCTTCAGCGACCTGAGCGCCCTGCTTAATCCGATCTTCGAGCGCGCCGGACTGGTGACCCTGCATGCCCCGATGTTGATCAACCTGGACCGGCCAACCGCCTTCACGCTGAAGTCGCTGACCAACGCCGTCAAAGGCTATCCGGAAAAAAATCTACTCAAAGGGGCCCGTCTCAAGGTCTACCATCCCGGTTCTGCCACAGGAATTCTCAAGGGGGGCAATCTGATCACCCTGACCGCCCTGCTCAAGACCGACTGGGAGATTGAGACCCAAGGTTCCATCCTGTTTTTCGAAGATGTTGATGAAAAACTGCACCAGGTCGATCGCTACCTGACCCAGTGGCTTCTGGCCGGGAAATTCAAAGGGATCAAAGCGCTGATTCTCGGCGATTTCCGCGGGATCAGAAGCCAAAAGGTCTATGAGATTCTGGCCTCACAAATGATGCTCGACTTCCCGGTGGTGCATTGCCCCAACATCGGCCATGTCACCGACAAACTCACCCTGCCGATCGGCGCTGAGGTTGAACTGAATACGGAGCGCAAGCAGCTTTTGATCAAAAACATGACGTTCCCCGGGGACGACAAATGA
- a CDS encoding N-acetylmuramoyl-L-alanine amidase-like domain-containing protein: MLFKILIWILFFLGLNSGVALGADQNLINLGHWSNPDLAQIITTAGQIKAPGERIVALSSHFLGTPYVAHTLSGDPQTAEQLVINLAGFDCFTYLDVIEALRRSSDLDNFPDQLRQVRYRGGKVAYTNRRHFFSDWVVGSSARIHDVTTAVGQGRAQVVSKKLNRKSAGAYWLPGIPVTQRDIAYIPSDKIDRELLSALQSGDYVGIYTDNAGLDVSHVGLLVKDHDRFILRHASSRNSLRRVVDVDLLKYIQGKPGLVVYRAR; this comes from the coding sequence ATGCTTTTTAAAATATTGATATGGATACTTTTCTTCCTTGGTCTGAACTCCGGCGTAGCGCTGGGTGCGGATCAGAATTTGATCAACCTCGGTCACTGGAGCAACCCGGACCTCGCGCAGATCATCACCACCGCAGGCCAGATTAAGGCTCCGGGCGAGCGGATAGTTGCTCTCTCCAGTCACTTCCTTGGGACACCCTATGTCGCACATACCCTGAGCGGCGACCCGCAAACGGCGGAACAGCTGGTCATCAATCTGGCCGGGTTCGACTGCTTTACATATCTCGATGTGATCGAGGCCCTGCGCCGCTCCAGCGACCTCGATAATTTTCCTGACCAGTTGAGACAGGTCCGCTATCGCGGGGGCAAGGTTGCCTATACAAACCGCAGACACTTTTTCAGCGACTGGGTTGTGGGGAGTTCTGCCCGAATACATGATGTAACCACAGCCGTCGGGCAGGGCAGAGCTCAGGTTGTCAGCAAAAAGCTCAATCGAAAAAGTGCCGGGGCCTATTGGTTGCCGGGGATCCCTGTCACGCAGCGTGACATCGCCTACATTCCCAGCGACAAAATTGATCGGGAACTGTTGTCTGCTCTGCAGTCGGGAGATTATGTCGGTATTTATACAGATAACGCCGGTCTTGACGTCAGCCATGTCGGGCTGCTGGTTAAAGACCATGATCGTTTCATACTGCGTCATGCCTCATCGCGCAACAGTCTGAGACGGGTTGTTGACGTCGATTTGCTAAAATATATACAAGGCAAGCCAGGGCTGGTGGTCTATCGTGCCAGATAG
- a CDS encoding ATP-binding cassette domain-containing protein — translation MPILQVTDLHKRYGALNAVDGLSFSVAKGECFGLLGPNGAGKTTTIRMLYGYTPRDSGLLRIFGLDIDSHLREIKARLGICPQDDSLDPDLSLRQNLVGYARYFSISRAEAVARADELLDFFALQSRAQDKARILSGGLKRRLLLARALVNNPDLVILDEPTTGLDPQSRQLLWEKLAELKTQGMSILLTTHYMDEAARLCDRLVIVDQGHILVDGKPAQLVREQVGHSVLEIIEPDQEVRDFLAGEDCRVEDLGKRLLVYLRESDELFLRLTREVRTAGCTLRPASLEDLFLKLTGRELRE, via the coding sequence ATGCCTATTTTACAGGTTACCGATTTACATAAGCGTTATGGTGCGCTGAACGCGGTTGATGGCCTCTCTTTCTCCGTCGCAAAGGGGGAGTGCTTCGGTCTTCTCGGACCGAATGGGGCCGGAAAAACCACGACCATCCGCATGCTCTACGGTTATACGCCGCGCGACTCAGGTCTGCTGCGCATCTTCGGGCTGGATATCGACAGCCATCTGCGCGAGATCAAGGCACGCCTCGGCATCTGCCCACAGGATGATTCCCTCGACCCTGATCTGAGCCTGCGTCAGAATCTGGTTGGATATGCGCGCTATTTCTCCATTTCCCGCGCCGAGGCCGTGGCGCGGGCTGATGAACTGCTGGACTTCTTCGCCCTTCAATCCCGGGCACAGGATAAGGCGCGCATCCTTTCGGGTGGCCTCAAACGACGGCTGCTGCTGGCGCGTGCACTGGTCAATAACCCCGATCTGGTAATTCTCGATGAACCGACCACAGGCCTTGACCCGCAGAGCCGCCAATTGTTATGGGAGAAGCTGGCCGAGTTGAAGACGCAGGGGATGAGCATCCTGTTGACCACCCACTATATGGATGAGGCGGCGCGGCTGTGCGACAGGCTGGTGATTGTCGATCAGGGCCATATTCTGGTGGATGGGAAGCCGGCGCAACTGGTGCGCGAACAGGTGGGGCATTCGGTGCTGGAGATCATCGAGCCTGACCAGGAGGTACGCGATTTTCTGGCAGGGGAAGACTGCCGCGTCGAAGATCTTGGCAAGCGGCTACTGGTTTATCTGAGAGAGAGTGATGAGCTGTTTCTGCGTTTGACTCGCGAGGTGCGCACCGCAGGCTGCACCCTGCGCCCGGCATCGCTGGAGGACCTGTTTCTTAAGTTAACCGGCCGGGAGTTGCGCGAATGA
- a CDS encoding ABC transporter permease, whose amino-acid sequence MRWPRPSQFSYRVLHVWTRNYQLYRQNWKISFIPPLLEPLLYILAFGVGLAVMVGEFKFGGRPLSYTQFVAPALIAVAIMQNAFFETTYNSFVRMYYQKTFDALLATPLNLEEIILGEMLWAATKSLIATLLMGGVISLFGLFDYPGALLLLPLAVLGGLCFAALGMICTALVPGIETFNLPIFLGITPMFLFGGTFFPLQNLPGWAQGVAQFLPLTHLVILVRSCALQLWDGAMWLSLLYLLLATLVLLPLAIALMVRRIVH is encoded by the coding sequence ATGAGGTGGCCAAGACCCAGCCAATTTAGCTACAGAGTACTTCATGTATGGACCCGTAACTATCAGCTCTATAGGCAGAATTGGAAAATATCTTTCATCCCTCCGTTGCTTGAACCGCTGCTCTATATCCTGGCTTTCGGCGTGGGCCTTGCGGTGATGGTCGGTGAGTTTAAGTTTGGTGGTCGGCCGCTCAGCTATACCCAGTTTGTCGCTCCGGCGTTGATTGCGGTGGCGATCATGCAGAATGCGTTTTTCGAAACGACCTACAATTCTTTCGTCCGCATGTATTATCAGAAGACCTTTGATGCCCTGCTCGCCACCCCGCTGAATCTGGAAGAGATTATCCTGGGGGAGATGCTCTGGGCCGCCACCAAGTCACTGATCGCTACCTTACTGATGGGAGGCGTAATCTCTCTGTTCGGGCTGTTTGATTATCCAGGCGCGCTGCTGCTGTTACCGCTGGCGGTGCTGGGAGGGCTCTGCTTTGCCGCCCTGGGGATGATCTGCACCGCGCTGGTGCCAGGGATCGAGACCTTTAACCTGCCTATTTTTCTCGGAATCACGCCGATGTTTTTGTTCGGCGGGACCTTCTTCCCGCTGCAGAACCTGCCAGGCTGGGCACAGGGCGTGGCGCAATTTCTGCCGTTGACCCATCTGGTGATTCTGGTGCGATCCTGTGCACTGCAACTCTGGGATGGCGCAATGTGGTTGAGCCTGCTCTATCTGCTGCTCGCCACCCTCGTGCTGTTACCATTGGCTATTGCCCTGATGGTGCGGCGGATTGTTCATTGA
- a CDS encoding GNAT family N-acetyltransferase — protein MEWKPSQFPYITNLTPEYEKAVRQSPLLNIDSLLIPSPYIRDNSIDIDYEHSFVWDEKGELLGYLLVYATPDRKNFHIYKLVTNPFGRGKGIGSAFLNYLVHQVDSDSHIYLYVWDKLLSSIDFFQTRGFSITEQVVYRKMKFHLMSVTAATLRQKVASTKRPDVSVVEELSKVRHDVKKSLKVLFDMTAMLSVDNFNKVAEDINRETTAMLNTLNMYEDNIHQSHKVSLKDLITERVIPFIEAVNPSCVVKLVLGAKIDPVNGSYVSTSRALINVVSNALDAIKSAGRPGLIEFSLGQQGDSVTLAITDNGIGIAEDSLKKGADQLPLFVGKSTKGTQPGKGVGTQQTYATFGADHIEVTSKLGEFTRWTIRLKRSTTKDTELLAELSTRYVRLIKTTQKTRITKETSRNDMTIFIWQLRQMELFSYDLIYHFSRYNNIRDIFQSLLLYRFGGKSFDFLKEELGKCRIDNSEIRSWLLGISRRLNKYDTCIMKNVPFQEYKDVLFQSYGQATDRTMIFTLDPDSGNFFTTDRKLAEHLDFVSYLGREKDELLRGELVGDVRNVSSPIYLGVWTTKSLDDLQDKMRLIQRGAQQLLLMGFDKEKRIAFYNTTYNTCEWEIDTLKTVSLGEMATLDAADFGRFIRPADSEMSGLMPFG, from the coding sequence ATGGAATGGAAGCCGAGTCAATTTCCGTACATAACCAACCTGACGCCTGAGTACGAAAAAGCGGTTCGGCAATCCCCGCTGCTTAACATCGATTCTCTCCTTATCCCTTCTCCCTATATCCGCGACAACAGCATCGACATCGATTACGAACACAGCTTCGTATGGGACGAAAAGGGTGAACTGCTCGGTTATCTGCTGGTCTATGCGACGCCCGACCGTAAAAATTTTCATATTTACAAGCTGGTGACCAATCCCTTCGGCCGGGGGAAGGGGATCGGCTCGGCCTTCCTGAACTATCTTGTTCACCAGGTGGATTCTGATTCACATATCTATCTTTATGTCTGGGACAAGCTCTTAAGCTCCATCGATTTTTTCCAGACCCGGGGCTTCAGCATCACCGAGCAGGTTGTCTACCGCAAGATGAAGTTCCACCTGATGTCGGTCACGGCTGCAACGCTCAGGCAAAAAGTGGCTTCAACCAAACGCCCGGACGTGTCGGTGGTCGAAGAGCTGAGCAAGGTGCGGCACGACGTCAAAAAATCGTTGAAGGTCCTCTTCGACATGACCGCTATGCTGTCGGTTGATAACTTCAACAAGGTTGCCGAGGATATTAACCGCGAAACCACCGCGATGCTCAACACCCTGAATATGTATGAAGACAATATCCATCAGTCACATAAAGTCTCGCTTAAAGATCTGATCACCGAACGCGTTATCCCTTTTATCGAAGCAGTGAACCCTTCATGTGTGGTGAAGCTGGTTCTGGGGGCGAAGATTGATCCGGTCAATGGCAGCTACGTCAGCACCAGCAGAGCCCTGATCAATGTTGTTTCCAACGCGCTGGATGCCATCAAGTCGGCCGGGCGCCCCGGCCTGATCGAATTCTCACTGGGCCAGCAGGGAGACAGCGTGACTCTGGCCATAACCGATAATGGCATCGGCATCGCCGAAGACAGCCTGAAAAAGGGGGCGGACCAGTTGCCGCTTTTTGTCGGCAAGTCCACTAAGGGGACACAACCCGGTAAAGGGGTCGGGACTCAGCAGACCTATGCGACCTTTGGTGCCGATCATATCGAGGTGACCAGCAAGCTTGGGGAATTTACCAGGTGGACCATCAGGCTGAAGCGCAGCACGACCAAAGATACGGAGTTGCTGGCCGAGCTGAGTACCCGTTATGTCAGGTTGATCAAAACAACACAGAAAACCAGAATCACCAAAGAGACCAGTCGAAACGATATGACCATCTTCATCTGGCAGCTCAGGCAGATGGAGCTGTTCAGCTATGACCTGATCTATCATTTCAGCCGCTACAACAATATCCGCGATATCTTCCAGAGTTTACTGCTCTATCGCTTCGGCGGTAAATCTTTCGATTTTCTGAAGGAAGAGCTGGGCAAGTGCCGCATCGACAACAGCGAGATCAGATCCTGGCTGCTGGGGATCAGCAGGCGCCTCAACAAGTACGATACCTGCATCATGAAGAACGTCCCGTTCCAGGAATACAAGGACGTCCTTTTTCAGAGTTATGGCCAGGCCACAGACCGCACCATGATCTTTACCCTCGATCCCGACAGCGGTAATTTTTTCACGACAGATCGAAAGCTTGCCGAACACCTCGACTTTGTATCCTATCTGGGACGTGAAAAGGATGAGCTGTTGCGCGGGGAGCTGGTCGGAGATGTCCGGAACGTCAGCAGCCCTATTTACCTGGGAGTCTGGACAACAAAAAGCCTGGATGATCTGCAAGACAAAATGCGGTTGATTCAGCGCGGGGCGCAACAGCTGCTGCTGATGGGATTCGACAAAGAGAAACGCATCGCCTTCTATAACACCACCTACAATACCTGTGAGTGGGAGATCGACACCCTGAAGACGGTCAGTCTCGGCGAGATGGCTACGCTGGATGCGGCGGATTTTGGTCGCTTTATCAGACCGGCAGACTCGGAGATGAGTGGTCTCATGCCCTTTGGATAG
- a CDS encoding glutathione S-transferase family protein produces the protein MGLLIEGQWRDQWYDTKKTRGEFVRKESSFRNWVTVDGAAGPSGEGGFAAAAGRYHLYVSLACPWAHRTLIFHVLKGLQPLIGVSVVEPLMLECGWELSATAAATSPTPKVEYLYQVYQQVDPLYTGRVTVPVLWDKEREMIVSNESSEIIRMLNTAFNAFTSVETDYYPGELQVEIDDINQRIYQAINNGVYRAGFATSQQAYESAFVELFAALDWLELRLGRQRYLIGKHLTEADWRLFTTLIRFDAVYVGHFKCNLRRIEDYPNLSNYLRDLYQVPGVAETVNFEQIKTHYYGSHRMINPSGIVPLGPRLHFSREHDRGKFDSRGS, from the coding sequence ATGGGACTTCTTATCGAAGGTCAATGGCGGGATCAATGGTACGACACGAAAAAAACCAGGGGTGAGTTCGTCCGTAAGGAGTCAAGTTTTCGAAACTGGGTAACGGTTGATGGTGCGGCCGGGCCGAGCGGGGAGGGTGGTTTTGCCGCTGCAGCCGGACGCTACCATCTCTATGTGTCTCTGGCTTGTCCCTGGGCACATCGGACTTTGATCTTTCACGTCCTCAAGGGGCTGCAGCCGTTAATCGGAGTCTCGGTGGTCGAACCCTTGATGTTGGAGTGCGGCTGGGAGTTGAGTGCCACAGCGGCGGCGACCAGTCCGACACCAAAGGTTGAGTATCTTTATCAGGTCTACCAGCAGGTCGATCCGCTCTATACCGGGCGCGTCACTGTGCCGGTGCTGTGGGACAAAGAGCGGGAGATGATTGTCAGTAACGAGTCGAGCGAGATTATCCGCATGCTCAATACCGCCTTTAATGCTTTTACCTCAGTTGAGACCGATTATTACCCGGGAGAACTTCAGGTCGAAATCGATGACATTAATCAGCGAATTTACCAAGCGATCAACAATGGTGTTTATCGAGCCGGGTTTGCAACGAGCCAACAGGCTTACGAATCAGCCTTTGTTGAACTCTTTGCTGCTCTGGATTGGCTCGAGCTGCGCCTTGGGCGGCAGCGCTACCTGATTGGCAAGCATCTTACCGAAGCGGATTGGCGCTTGTTCACCACTTTAATTCGCTTCGATGCTGTCTATGTCGGTCACTTCAAGTGCAACCTGCGCAGAATAGAGGATTATCCTAACCTCTCCAATTATCTACGTGACCTATATCAGGTGCCCGGGGTGGCAGAGACGGTCAATTTTGAACAGATCAAGACCCACTACTATGGGAGTCACAGGATGATCAACCCCTCCGGGATTGTCCCCCTTGGGCCGCGGCTTCATTTCAGCAGAGAGCATGATCGGGGCAAGTTTGATTCCCGGGGCTCTTAA
- the secG gene encoding preprotein translocase subunit SecG has protein sequence MTYLLIGLHVVVCFALIIIVLLQMGKGAEVGASFGAGGSQTIFGAAGGASFMGKVTAGAAVIFMLTSLALAYFYGSPASKTIMPASVNTPAAPADGGFAGKTATPAEPAAPVTAPAEKKK, from the coding sequence ATGACTTATTTGCTCATCGGATTACATGTTGTCGTATGTTTTGCCCTGATTATTATTGTTCTGCTGCAAATGGGTAAAGGTGCCGAGGTCGGCGCTTCGTTTGGCGCCGGTGGCAGCCAGACAATCTTCGGCGCCGCAGGCGGCGCAAGCTTCATGGGAAAAGTGACTGCTGGAGCCGCTGTTATTTTCATGCTCACCAGCCTGGCACTAGCCTATTTTTACGGAAGTCCCGCTTCAAAAACTATCATGCCGGCCTCCGTAAATACTCCTGCAGCACCTGCAGATGGTGGTTTTGCTGGCAAAACGGCCACTCCGGCTGAACCAGCCGCACCGGTTACCGCACCAGCAGAAAAGAAAAAATAA
- a CDS encoding ExeA family protein: MFGLKEKPFHITPNPRFIFLSKRHKEAFAHLLYGVRERVGFLSLIGEVGTGKTTVLRTLLSQLEKADYQVALIFNPCISALELLQSIHREFSIPYQEGKGNLASLHETLNLFLLEQRTYGKTVVLVVDEAQNLKPSVLEQMRLLSNLETETDKLLQLIIVGQPELEEVLAQRELRQLKQRLTVRYRLTSMDEEDTVAYIGHRLKIAGFTGGQLFTEKALKMVFRLTGGLPRLINILCDRALLVAYTHEKTQVDHKIIAEAQAELSGSEPLKKKGWSLITVIAGMVCLLGLLLWAQPSFLARIFPTVVPQVPAVAADSKVLRVEKSQTPPVPEIDTEKLEQIKQKISTFSEENSAMLATSSVLKLWGLPPLKRLDNDIYQALRAAVRVQGLDLIRFQNNPEKLIQFNSPAVLSLLLPSLKGIRYLGLLKVKDGMVLTAPKLSADGWIPVGYLEHIWFGKALIPWKNYEKLSYVDDPGKEGAEINRIQELLILAGYTAQKVTGVYDSQTIDTISNLQLKTGLNPDGRIGAQTLLQLYRLAGLEMPTLSEEIKP, from the coding sequence ATGTTCGGATTGAAAGAAAAACCGTTTCACATTACGCCAAATCCTCGATTTATTTTTTTGAGCAAACGGCATAAAGAAGCTTTTGCACATCTTCTGTACGGGGTGAGAGAACGTGTTGGCTTTTTATCCTTGATAGGCGAAGTTGGTACTGGCAAGACAACCGTCTTGAGAACATTACTGAGTCAGCTTGAAAAAGCCGATTATCAGGTTGCCCTGATCTTCAATCCCTGTATATCCGCTCTTGAGTTGCTGCAATCGATTCATCGTGAGTTTTCAATCCCTTATCAAGAAGGGAAGGGGAATCTGGCGAGCCTGCATGAAACCCTCAACCTTTTTCTTCTCGAGCAGCGAACATACGGCAAAACTGTAGTTTTAGTCGTGGACGAAGCACAAAACCTGAAACCCTCTGTTCTCGAGCAGATGCGGCTATTATCTAATCTTGAGACCGAAACCGACAAATTGCTCCAATTAATCATTGTAGGACAGCCTGAACTGGAAGAGGTTCTTGCCCAGCGTGAATTACGGCAACTCAAGCAGCGTCTGACCGTTCGTTATCGCCTGACCAGCATGGACGAAGAGGACACTGTGGCTTATATTGGACATCGTCTGAAAATTGCCGGGTTTACTGGTGGACAGCTTTTTACCGAAAAAGCCCTGAAAATGGTTTTTCGATTAACAGGGGGTTTACCGCGTTTAATCAATATCCTTTGCGATCGTGCATTACTGGTTGCCTATACTCACGAGAAAACCCAGGTTGATCACAAAATCATCGCCGAAGCTCAGGCGGAGCTTTCCGGAAGTGAACCTCTGAAGAAAAAAGGTTGGTCGTTGATTACTGTAATCGCTGGTATGGTCTGTCTCCTGGGCCTCTTGTTGTGGGCTCAGCCTTCATTCTTAGCGAGAATCTTCCCCACTGTCGTGCCGCAGGTCCCCGCGGTGGCGGCCGATTCCAAAGTTCTTCGCGTTGAGAAATCACAAACTCCACCGGTTCCGGAAATTGATACCGAAAAGCTGGAACAGATAAAGCAAAAAATTTCCACCTTTTCAGAAGAAAATTCCGCCATGCTGGCGACGTCCAGCGTTCTGAAGCTCTGGGGTCTGCCTCCGCTAAAAAGGCTCGACAATGATATATATCAAGCCCTGAGGGCCGCCGTACGAGTACAGGGCCTCGATCTGATTCGATTTCAAAATAACCCGGAAAAACTGATCCAGTTCAATTCGCCTGCTGTTCTTTCTCTTCTTTTACCCAGCCTGAAAGGAATCCGTTACCTGGGATTGCTTAAAGTCAAAGATGGGATGGTTCTTACTGCCCCAAAGCTTTCGGCTGACGGGTGGATTCCCGTCGGATACCTTGAACATATCTGGTTTGGTAAAGCCCTAATCCCCTGGAAGAATTATGAGAAACTCTCCTATGTTGATGATCCGGGGAAAGAGGGCGCAGAGATCAATAGAATCCAGGAACTTTTAATCCTGGCCGGCTACACCGCTCAAAAAGTGACAGGGGTTTATGATTCTCAAACTATTGATACTATCAGTAATCTGCAGCTCAAAACCGGACTGAATCCCGATGGCCGCATCGGAGCACAGACCCTGCTGCAACTTTATCGTCTCGCGGGGCTTGAAATGCCGACACTAAGCGAGGAGATCAAGCCATGA
- a CDS encoding general secretion pathway protein GspB codes for MSSILKALRKLEEEKAALGEGGVDIARDILKRSGTSPSRSLFWPILSAVLFFLLLGGGLFVGIMGYRVETTAKLPTEKRIVITNMTPTPEPKREIPSTKSVESVPSTPDLSPIAPPPVERVAAQPKPALKAHAQPEATRSNGIPFLKVTAIAYRANPTERIAIINDLPVMQGTSIEGAEIISILPDKVILSWQGKQFEQQVEAE; via the coding sequence ATGAGTTCTATCCTTAAGGCACTGCGAAAGCTAGAAGAAGAGAAGGCGGCGCTGGGTGAGGGGGGCGTTGATATCGCACGTGATATTTTGAAGCGTTCGGGAACAAGCCCTTCCCGCAGCCTTTTTTGGCCTATATTGTCTGCGGTTCTGTTTTTCTTGCTCTTAGGAGGCGGGCTATTTGTTGGCATCATGGGTTATCGTGTCGAAACGACGGCAAAGCTACCGACAGAGAAGCGAATAGTAATAACAAATATGACCCCGACGCCGGAACCCAAACGCGAGATTCCCTCCACCAAATCTGTTGAATCAGTTCCCTCCACTCCAGACCTCTCCCCAATTGCGCCCCCTCCCGTTGAAAGGGTTGCTGCTCAACCGAAACCAGCACTCAAAGCCCATGCTCAGCCAGAAGCGACCCGCTCGAACGGCATACCATTTTTGAAGGTGACTGCAATTGCCTATCGAGCCAATCCGACAGAACGGATTGCGATTATCAATGATCTCCCGGTTATGCAGGGCACGTCTATCGAAGGTGCTGAAATAATTTCAATTCTACCGGATAAAGTTATTTTGAGCTGGCAGGGAAAGCAGTTCGAGCAACAGGTTGAAGCCGAGTAG
- a CDS encoding double zinc ribbon domain-containing protein, which yields MIFLLLMIMAFLFLKIQDNLNAPEIVESVTAACPGCAKEVELDWMVCPHCLQRLRENCPQCHQRKMIIHLFCPSCGSRAVGQDNG from the coding sequence ATGATCTTCCTGCTTTTAATGATTATGGCGTTTTTGTTTCTTAAAATTCAGGATAACCTCAATGCCCCTGAGATCGTTGAGTCGGTGACGGCAGCCTGTCCCGGTTGTGCCAAAGAGGTGGAACTCGACTGGATGGTCTGTCCCCATTGTCTGCAACGTCTGCGCGAAAACTGTCCTCAATGTCACCAACGCAAAATGATTATTCATCTGTTCTGCCCTTCGTGTGGCAGTCGCGCGGTGGGGCAGGACAATGGGTAA
- the bioD gene encoding dethiobiotin synthase: protein MLATTERKGLFVTGTGTGVGKTVLTAALARYLRQQGIDVAVMKPLESGVADTTQDGDDSKLLRWAAETGEPIEITSPYRFETPAAPGTASRIEKQPVDYSALVANSRDLIARHSFTLIEGAGGLMVPIAGGFLISDLAKDIGLPLLVIGGVQLGAINQFLLTLLAARYLEIDVAGYILNRMPENPNIAEKSVPHDLASLTINELLAVIPETSGTLEEIIESIAAKLPTLPSWRLLKQILPSSL, encoded by the coding sequence ATGCTTGCCACAACTGAGCGCAAGGGACTTTTTGTTACAGGGACGGGTACCGGGGTCGGAAAAACAGTATTGACCGCTGCCCTGGCGCGCTATTTGCGGCAGCAAGGGATTGATGTCGCGGTAATGAAACCGCTTGAAAGTGGCGTTGCAGACACAACCCAGGACGGTGATGACAGTAAGTTATTGCGGTGGGCCGCTGAAACTGGTGAACCGATAGAGATTACCAGCCCTTATCGGTTTGAAACTCCTGCGGCCCCGGGCACAGCGTCGCGGATTGAAAAGCAACCAGTTGACTACTCCGCCCTGGTCGCAAACTCCAGAGATCTGATCGCGCGGCACAGTTTTACGCTGATTGAGGGTGCCGGGGGATTGATGGTCCCGATTGCCGGGGGCTTCCTCATTTCAGATCTTGCTAAAGATATTGGGCTCCCCTTACTGGTTATTGGCGGCGTCCAACTCGGCGCAATTAACCAATTTCTATTGACCCTGCTGGCTGCACGCTACCTTGAAATTGATGTCGCAGGGTACATCCTGAATCGCATGCCGGAAAATCCCAACATCGCCGAAAAATCTGTCCCGCACGATTTAGCGTCTCTGACAATCAATGAATTATTGGCGGTCATCCCCGAAACGTCCGGCACGCTTGAAGAAATAATTGAAAGCATCGCCGCAAAGCTACCGACATTGCCGAGCTGGCGACTCCTCAAACAAATACTGCCCTCTTCGCTTTGA